Proteins encoded within one genomic window of Posidoniimonas corsicana:
- the gyrA gene encoding DNA gyrase subunit A yields MSVIVSRALPDVRDGLKPSQRRILVAMNDLNLGPGAARVKCAKISGDTSGNYHPHGESVIYPTLVRMAQEWNMRNVLIDKQGNFGSIAGLPPAAMRYTEARMSSVASMMLEDLKLDTVDFIPTYDERHTEPTVLPSKFPNLLVNGSGGIAVGMATSIPPHNLGEVCRGVIALIDNPEITIPELMEHIPGPDFPTGGIICGRSGILRGYQTGRSTMTVRARTSIDESGKRTRILIHEIPYLQARDRVEERIAALANEGKIAGIADVRNESDLKEPVRLIIDLKRDADPDIVLNQLYKYSPLQDTFSLIFLSLVDGKPRVLTLKEMLQEYLRHRVTVIRRRTQFLLAKARRRKHTVQGLLLAHANIDEVIRVIRASKTQPEAKQALMQIKTPGALLKRALGDEGFAQFQDERGVAEEYSLTPVQADAILKMTLGQLVNLEQEKLADEHAQLLTEIGEYLGILADEARIYAIIREDLEALASSKHADARRTEISHAEVGDVDIEDLIEEETMVVSISTNGYIKRTPASTYRAQRRGGKGIKGATVADDDPIEHLFVTSTHHYLLFFTNLGKVYWQKVYNLPELARDSKGRAVVNLLNLADGERIADCRAIRDFDLPDHSLMMATRNGLVKKTELKAYSRPMKTGIIAIKLKEGDELVDVVVTKPGDEVLLATAGGMAIRFNEADARAMGRNSSGVKGVNLGKGDSLVGMVVADPDATLLTATEHGYGKRTPFGPNAADEEPEASASGGAAPEADAPGSPDDESSSSARYRTQGRGGKGVRDIKTTDRNGQVIGITRVTDDDELLMMTARGKIQRIKASDVSTIGRNTQGVRIMGLDEGDSLTAVVRVPAEEKEEDAVEVDAPSE; encoded by the coding sequence ATGAGCGTGATCGTCAGCCGTGCGCTGCCCGACGTGCGCGACGGCCTCAAGCCGTCGCAGCGGCGGATCCTGGTCGCGATGAACGACCTCAACCTCGGCCCCGGCGCGGCGCGGGTGAAGTGCGCCAAGATCTCCGGCGACACCAGCGGCAACTACCACCCGCACGGCGAGAGCGTGATCTACCCCACGCTGGTGCGCATGGCCCAGGAATGGAACATGCGCAACGTGCTGATCGACAAGCAGGGTAACTTCGGCAGCATCGCCGGCCTGCCGCCGGCCGCCATGCGGTACACCGAGGCCCGCATGTCGTCGGTGGCGTCGATGATGCTCGAGGACCTGAAGCTCGACACGGTCGACTTCATCCCCACCTACGACGAGCGTCACACCGAGCCGACCGTCCTTCCGTCGAAGTTCCCCAACCTGCTGGTGAACGGCTCGGGCGGCATCGCCGTGGGCATGGCGACCAGCATCCCGCCGCACAACCTGGGCGAGGTCTGCCGCGGCGTGATCGCGCTGATCGACAACCCCGAGATCACCATCCCGGAGCTGATGGAGCACATCCCCGGGCCCGACTTCCCGACCGGCGGCATCATCTGCGGCCGCTCGGGGATCCTCCGCGGCTACCAGACCGGCCGGTCGACCATGACCGTCCGCGCCCGCACCAGCATCGATGAGAGCGGCAAGCGCACGCGGATCCTGATCCACGAGATCCCCTACCTGCAGGCGCGGGACCGGGTGGAAGAGCGGATCGCGGCGCTCGCCAACGAGGGCAAGATCGCCGGCATCGCTGACGTGCGGAACGAGTCCGACCTCAAGGAGCCGGTGCGTCTGATCATCGACCTGAAGCGCGACGCCGACCCGGACATAGTGCTCAACCAGCTCTACAAGTACTCGCCGCTGCAGGACACGTTCAGCCTGATTTTCTTGTCGCTGGTCGACGGCAAGCCCCGCGTGCTGACGCTCAAGGAGATGCTGCAGGAGTACCTGCGGCACCGCGTGACCGTCATCCGCCGGCGGACCCAATTCCTCCTCGCCAAGGCCCGCCGCCGCAAGCACACGGTGCAGGGCCTGCTGCTGGCGCACGCCAACATCGACGAGGTGATCCGCGTCATCCGGGCCAGCAAGACGCAGCCCGAGGCCAAGCAGGCCCTGATGCAGATCAAGACGCCCGGTGCGCTGCTCAAGCGGGCGCTGGGCGACGAGGGCTTCGCGCAGTTCCAGGACGAGCGGGGCGTGGCCGAGGAGTACTCGCTCACGCCCGTGCAGGCCGACGCCATCCTCAAGATGACGCTCGGCCAGCTGGTGAACCTGGAGCAGGAGAAGCTGGCGGACGAGCACGCACAGCTGCTGACCGAGATCGGCGAGTACCTCGGCATCCTCGCCGACGAGGCCCGCATCTACGCGATCATCCGCGAGGACCTCGAGGCGCTCGCCAGCAGCAAGCACGCCGACGCCCGGCGCACGGAGATTTCGCACGCCGAGGTGGGCGACGTCGACATCGAGGACCTGATCGAGGAAGAGACGATGGTCGTCTCGATCAGCACGAACGGCTACATCAAACGCACGCCCGCCAGCACCTACCGCGCGCAGCGGCGCGGCGGCAAGGGCATCAAGGGCGCGACGGTCGCCGACGACGACCCGATCGAGCACCTGTTTGTCACCAGCACGCACCACTACCTGCTATTCTTCACGAACCTCGGCAAGGTGTACTGGCAGAAGGTCTACAACCTGCCGGAGCTGGCCCGCGACTCCAAGGGCCGCGCGGTGGTGAACCTGCTCAACCTGGCAGACGGCGAGCGGATCGCCGACTGCCGCGCGATCCGCGACTTCGACCTGCCCGACCACTCGCTGATGATGGCCACCCGCAACGGCCTCGTGAAGAAGACCGAGCTCAAGGCCTACAGCCGGCCGATGAAGACCGGCATCATCGCCATCAAGCTCAAAGAGGGCGACGAGCTGGTCGACGTGGTCGTGACCAAGCCGGGCGACGAGGTGCTGCTGGCGACCGCCGGCGGCATGGCGATCCGCTTCAACGAGGCCGACGCCCGCGCCATGGGCCGCAACTCCAGCGGCGTGAAGGGCGTGAACCTCGGCAAGGGCGACTCGCTGGTCGGCATGGTCGTGGCCGACCCCGACGCCACGCTGCTGACCGCCACCGAGCACGGCTACGGCAAGCGGACTCCGTTCGGCCCCAACGCCGCCGACGAAGAGCCGGAGGCGTCAGCCTCCGGAGGGGCCGCTCCCGAGGCTGACGCCCCGGGCTCGCCAGACGACGAGTCTTCTTCGTCGGCCCGCTACCGCACTCAGGGCCGCGGCGGCAAGGGCGTGCGGGACATCAAGACCACCGACCGCAATGGGCAGGTGATCGGCATCACGCGGGTCACCGACGATGACGAACTGCTGATGATGACCGCCCGCGGCAAGATCCAGCGGATCAAGGCGTCGGACGTCAGCACCATTGGCCGCAACACGCAGGGCGTGCGGATCATGGGCCTGGACGAGGGCGACTCGCTGACCGCCGTCGTCCGCGTGCCGGCCGAGGAGAAGGAAGAGGATGCCGTCGAGGTGGACGCCCCCAGCGAGTAG
- a CDS encoding PilZ domain-containing protein, giving the protein MLAPIASAVMISELWESVVEETQLPPGEENSYFKRSGIMPTAYDERRRHRRFYYRTPAVLRVGDVEPVLLGAYCRDISRNGMGLLSPRQFLPLQQARLIISESQWYDLRVRWCRRLGEQCYHVGCDFDTQEEGGPGLW; this is encoded by the coding sequence GTGCTGGCGCCAATTGCTTCAGCTGTGATGATCTCCGAGCTGTGGGAGTCGGTCGTCGAAGAGACGCAACTGCCCCCCGGCGAAGAAAACAGCTACTTCAAGCGGTCGGGCATCATGCCCACCGCGTACGACGAGCGGCGCCGCCACCGGCGGTTCTACTACCGCACGCCCGCGGTGCTGCGCGTCGGCGACGTGGAGCCGGTGCTGCTGGGCGCCTACTGCCGGGACATCTCGCGCAACGGCATGGGCCTGCTGAGCCCGCGGCAGTTCCTGCCGCTGCAGCAGGCGCGGCTGATCATCTCCGAGTCGCAGTGGTACGACCTTCGTGTGCGGTGGTGCCGCCGGCTGGGGGAGCAGTGCTACCACGTGGGCTGCGACTTCGACACCCAGGAAGAAGGCGGCCCCGGACTGTGGTAG
- a CDS encoding HD-GYP domain-containing protein → MPSAGASSMLGGLLDPQARVPSGYEPIHPAVMRQLNRWDVDVFVLGAPGEPPLLFRESGLAVQDSRVERLLSTIDRRVLVRTKDYYTLSEQLLASLETIQDGCHVPDTDRFAILQTAAAAALESTIPLVNPARFVNASRRISDHFVRLAETSSLSPASVFAIARHDQSAFTHATNVCCYSLILAEELGVTDRAQLDEIALGALLHDIGMRHVPAEILRKPGALSPREMEVVRKHPQLGYEELLSTTSLSLPQMLMAYQHHEHVDGRGYPVGAVRDEIHPWSRLLAVVDVFDSLTGRRPYRPPFSPEEAMHHLEERSGTQFEKEVVQCWRQLLQL, encoded by the coding sequence ATGCCGTCAGCCGGTGCAAGTTCCATGTTAGGCGGGCTGCTCGATCCCCAGGCCCGCGTCCCCAGCGGGTACGAGCCGATCCACCCCGCGGTGATGAGGCAGCTCAACCGCTGGGACGTCGACGTGTTTGTGCTCGGCGCCCCCGGCGAGCCGCCGCTCCTGTTCCGGGAGTCGGGCCTGGCGGTGCAGGACAGCCGCGTCGAGCGCCTGCTGAGCACCATCGACCGGCGGGTGCTGGTCCGCACGAAGGACTACTACACGCTGTCGGAGCAGCTGCTGGCCTCGCTTGAGACGATCCAAGACGGCTGCCACGTGCCGGACACCGACCGGTTCGCGATCCTGCAGACGGCGGCGGCCGCCGCGCTCGAGTCGACCATCCCGCTGGTCAACCCGGCCCGCTTCGTGAACGCGTCGCGGCGGATCAGCGACCACTTTGTCAGGCTCGCCGAGACCAGCAGCCTCAGCCCGGCGAGCGTGTTTGCGATCGCCCGCCACGACCAGAGCGCGTTCACCCACGCGACGAACGTCTGCTGCTACTCGCTGATCCTGGCAGAGGAGCTCGGCGTGACCGACAGGGCCCAGCTCGACGAGATCGCGCTGGGCGCGCTGCTGCACGACATCGGCATGCGGCACGTGCCCGCGGAGATCCTCCGGAAGCCGGGGGCGCTGTCGCCGCGCGAGATGGAGGTGGTCCGCAAGCACCCGCAGCTGGGTTACGAGGAGCTGCTGAGCACCACGTCGCTGAGCCTGCCGCAGATGCTGATGGCCTACCAGCACCACGAGCACGTCGACGGCCGGGGCTACCCGGTGGGCGCCGTGCGGGACGAGATCCACCCCTGGTCGCGACTGCTGGCGGTAGTGGACGTGTTTGACTCGCTCACCGGCCGCCGGCCCTACCGGCCCCCGTTCTCGCCGGAGGAAGCCATGCACCACCTCGAGGAACGCTCGGGGACGCAGTTCGAGAAGGAGGTGGTGCAGTGCTGGCGCCAATTGCTTCAGCTGTGA
- the smpB gene encoding SsrA-binding protein SmpB — translation MEEGQATAKKDKKSKPGDDPNEKLIANNRKARHEYEVLDHLECGIVLTGCEVKSLREGRMSLDEAYGRVDRGEVWLMGCDIQEYTFDSQQNHDPRRRRKLLMHRREINKFANQAYEKNLTLVPLKMYFKSGRAKVLMGICRGKKNYDKRQALKKHDAQREIDRAMRRDR, via the coding sequence ATTGAGGAGGGCCAAGCCACGGCCAAGAAAGACAAAAAGTCGAAGCCCGGCGATGATCCTAACGAGAAGCTCATCGCCAACAACCGCAAGGCGCGGCACGAGTACGAGGTGCTGGACCACCTCGAGTGCGGCATCGTGCTTACCGGCTGCGAGGTGAAGAGCCTCCGTGAGGGCCGCATGTCACTCGACGAAGCCTACGGCCGCGTCGACCGTGGCGAGGTGTGGCTCATGGGCTGCGACATTCAGGAGTACACCTTCGACAGCCAGCAGAACCACGACCCCCGCCGGCGTCGCAAGCTGCTGATGCACCGCCGGGAGATCAACAAGTTCGCCAACCAGGCGTACGAGAAGAACCTGACGCTGGTGCCGCTGAAGATGTACTTCAAGTCCGGCCGCGCGAAGGTGCTGATGGGCATCTGCCGCGGAAAGAAGAACTACGACAAACGCCAGGCCCTCAAGAAGCACGACGCCCAGCGCGAGATCGACCGCGCCATGCGGCGCGACCGCTGA
- a CDS encoding SpoIIE family protein phosphatase: MPTDDTHLDPPTILMPVQPTVPQPDAMPGPGLPSGMPATVAFAGETTLFEQRITSVLAGTTQGLRYDLADFFVLDDRTAELRTLASTAKRHARPRPIEEAPGDLTALAGEAVVLEDDELMPEFGTPRKCGAAVCVPVASDTTIHGTLWLYCREPRTISDPELQLVEIVAGRLAVELERRELLKPRTTSVASVTPPEPARLLLPTDALQLDELEVAGQTDATLALHDWHTLADGRVLVYAGAFVGSPGVKDEESHLTLQAARIALRSHAETAVNAGRLLNRVTDTLSEASPGGAGVSIAAAVVDPNTGEGSYALAGAAVAMRVRASQQQADSTDDPPVGWDSEQRHRTAAFELEIRERLILAVGDPRQLDARRARRIVKVFADVTADNHRRMDAWRAMDAAVRRAEAAGAPFDSVIALRRK; encoded by the coding sequence ATGCCAACCGACGACACGCACCTCGATCCGCCAACGATCCTGATGCCCGTGCAGCCGACCGTCCCCCAGCCGGACGCCATGCCGGGCCCGGGCCTGCCTAGCGGTATGCCGGCCACGGTGGCGTTCGCCGGCGAGACGACGTTGTTCGAGCAGCGGATCACCTCGGTGCTGGCCGGAACAACGCAGGGGCTCCGGTACGACCTGGCCGACTTCTTCGTCCTGGACGACCGCACCGCCGAACTGCGGACGCTCGCTTCGACCGCCAAACGGCACGCCCGGCCGCGGCCCATCGAGGAGGCGCCCGGCGACCTGACCGCGCTCGCCGGCGAGGCGGTCGTGCTGGAGGACGACGAGCTCATGCCCGAGTTCGGAACGCCCCGTAAGTGCGGCGCCGCCGTCTGCGTGCCGGTGGCCAGCGACACCACCATCCACGGGACGCTCTGGCTTTACTGCCGAGAGCCCCGCACGATCAGCGACCCCGAGCTGCAGCTGGTGGAGATCGTCGCCGGCCGGCTGGCCGTCGAGCTCGAACGCCGCGAGCTGCTCAAGCCCAGGACAACGAGCGTGGCGAGCGTCACGCCGCCCGAGCCCGCCCGGCTGCTGCTTCCCACCGATGCGCTGCAGCTGGACGAGCTCGAGGTCGCCGGCCAGACCGACGCGACCCTCGCGCTGCACGACTGGCACACGCTGGCCGACGGCCGGGTGCTGGTCTACGCGGGCGCGTTTGTCGGTTCGCCCGGCGTGAAGGACGAGGAGTCCCACCTCACGCTGCAGGCCGCGCGGATCGCCCTCCGGTCACACGCCGAGACCGCCGTCAACGCGGGGCGGTTGCTCAACCGCGTGACAGACACCCTCTCCGAAGCCAGCCCGGGCGGCGCCGGGGTGTCGATCGCCGCGGCCGTGGTCGACCCCAACACGGGCGAGGGCTCTTACGCACTAGCCGGCGCCGCGGTTGCCATGCGGGTGCGGGCGAGCCAGCAGCAGGCCGATTCCACCGACGACCCGCCGGTCGGCTGGGACTCGGAGCAGCGGCACCGCACGGCGGCGTTCGAGCTCGAAATCCGCGAGCGGCTGATCCTCGCGGTCGGCGACCCCCGTCAGCTCGACGCGCGGCGCGCACGGCGGATCGTCAAGGTGTTCGCTGACGTCACGGCCGACAACCACCGCCGGATGGACGCCTGGCGGGCGATGGACGCCGCGGTCCGTCGGGCGGAGGCCGCCGGCGCGCCGTTCGATTCGGTCATTGCGCTGCGGCGAAAGTAG
- a CDS encoding dicarboxylate/amino acid:cation symporter has protein sequence MKNLPLHWRILLGMVVGVGLGVAAVLFDAWGWNGQRLDETGELQGWTWAQLVVNWIKPFGTIFINALKLVAVPLIVASLIKGVTDLKDLSKLSSMGGRTIALYLLTTAVAVTLGLTLATVVGPARGLSQETRESLAASAEGAAQSKLDLANQQSEMGPLQPLVDLVPSNLLAAAADNGSMLQVIVFVLFFSVGLLLSPPDKAKPVKDFFDGVNEVVLKLIDLIMLYAPIGVLALMAAMVAETQSWSIFIALMKYCLCVFVGLTAMVTLFYPLVVRFFTGVPYGAFFRGISPAQLLAFSTSSSAATLPVTMERTEEHLGVDEEVASFVLPIGATINMDGTSLYQAVAAVFIAQAYAVDLSFNELITVALTAILASVGTAAVPSAGIVMLVAVLRAVGVPVEGIALILPVDRVLDMCRTVVNVTSDATVAMLVAKKAGKLSPPHERKWDDHYPPEQAGGD, from the coding sequence ATGAAGAACCTACCCCTGCACTGGCGGATCCTACTCGGCATGGTCGTGGGCGTAGGCCTCGGCGTGGCGGCCGTGTTATTCGACGCGTGGGGCTGGAACGGGCAGCGGCTCGACGAGACGGGTGAGCTGCAGGGATGGACCTGGGCGCAGCTGGTGGTGAACTGGATTAAGCCCTTCGGGACGATTTTCATCAACGCGCTCAAGCTGGTGGCGGTGCCGCTGATTGTGGCCTCGCTGATTAAGGGCGTGACCGACCTGAAGGACCTGTCGAAGCTGTCGTCGATGGGCGGCCGCACCATCGCGCTGTACCTGCTAACCACTGCGGTCGCGGTGACCCTGGGGCTCACGCTGGCCACGGTGGTCGGTCCGGCGCGGGGGCTCAGCCAGGAAACCCGCGAGTCGCTGGCCGCGTCTGCCGAGGGCGCCGCTCAGAGCAAGCTCGACCTGGCCAATCAGCAGAGCGAGATGGGCCCGCTCCAGCCGCTGGTCGACCTGGTGCCCTCCAACCTGCTGGCCGCCGCCGCGGACAACGGCAGTATGCTGCAGGTGATCGTGTTCGTGCTGTTCTTCAGCGTGGGCCTGCTGCTTTCGCCGCCCGACAAGGCGAAGCCGGTTAAGGACTTCTTCGACGGGGTCAACGAGGTGGTGCTGAAGCTGATCGATCTGATCATGCTGTACGCGCCGATCGGCGTGCTGGCGCTGATGGCCGCGATGGTCGCCGAGACGCAGAGCTGGTCGATCTTCATCGCCCTGATGAAGTACTGCCTGTGCGTGTTCGTGGGCCTGACGGCGATGGTGACCCTGTTCTACCCGCTGGTGGTGCGGTTCTTTACCGGCGTGCCGTACGGGGCGTTCTTCCGGGGGATCTCGCCGGCGCAGCTGCTGGCGTTCTCCACCAGCTCCAGCGCCGCCACGCTTCCGGTCACGATGGAGCGGACCGAGGAGCACCTGGGCGTGGACGAGGAGGTGGCGAGCTTTGTGCTGCCGATCGGCGCCACGATCAACATGGACGGCACCAGCCTGTACCAGGCGGTGGCGGCGGTGTTTATCGCTCAGGCGTACGCGGTCGACCTCAGCTTTAACGAGCTGATCACCGTTGCGCTCACGGCCATCCTTGCGTCGGTCGGAACGGCAGCCGTGCCGAGCGCCGGCATCGTGATGCTGGTCGCCGTGCTGCGGGCGGTGGGCGTGCCGGTTGAGGGCATCGCGCTGATCCTGCCGGTGGACCGCGTGCTGGACATGTGCCGCACCGTGGTGAACGTCACCAGCGACGCAACGGTCGCGATGCTGGTCGCCAAGAAGGCCGGCAAGCTCTCCCCGCCGCACGAGCGCAAGTGGGATGACCACTATCCACCGGAACAGGCTGGCGGCGACTGA
- a CDS encoding PilZ domain-containing protein, translating into MSDDPWGGADLVVEIDERTSKSWSAGVAGEDQRRRPRRQFACRAAAALDGRAGQTLGVYCRDLSQTGVGLLAPSHALPLEQGRLQLKDQRELAFRVRHCRRLSAGCFLWGCDFDAEPDGGPLRGFGDALAACGAAPV; encoded by the coding sequence ATGAGCGACGACCCCTGGGGCGGGGCCGACCTGGTGGTCGAGATCGACGAGCGGACCAGCAAGTCGTGGTCGGCCGGCGTCGCCGGCGAGGACCAGCGCCGCAGGCCCCGCCGGCAGTTCGCCTGCCGGGCCGCCGCGGCGCTCGACGGACGCGCCGGCCAGACGCTCGGCGTGTACTGCCGCGACCTGTCGCAGACCGGGGTCGGGCTGCTCGCGCCGAGCCACGCGCTGCCGCTCGAGCAGGGCCGGCTGCAGCTCAAGGACCAGCGGGAGCTGGCCTTCCGGGTGAGGCACTGCCGCCGCTTGTCGGCGGGCTGCTTCCTGTGGGGCTGCGACTTCGACGCCGAACCGGACGGCGGCCCGCTCCGCGGGTTCGGCGACGCGCTGGCCGCCTGCGGCGCAGCCCCGGTCTAA
- a CDS encoding GNAT family N-acetyltransferase, producing the protein MPTPPASIRLERPGDPESIHAVHAAAFPTDAEARLVDSLRARGELRLSLVATCDDAVVGHIAFSPVTLDGADRGGVGLAPVAVLPEQQSKGLGAALVTAGLGECRAAGAGFAVVLGEPGYYRRFGFRPASDFGLSSVYDAGDAFMAIELRAQALAGVAGLVRYGAAFDAL; encoded by the coding sequence ATGCCGACACCCCCCGCGTCGATCCGCCTTGAGCGGCCGGGCGACCCCGAGTCGATCCACGCGGTCCACGCCGCCGCTTTCCCGACCGACGCCGAGGCCCGGCTGGTCGACTCGCTCCGCGCCCGCGGCGAGCTGCGGTTGTCGCTCGTCGCGACGTGCGACGACGCGGTTGTCGGCCACATCGCGTTCAGCCCCGTGACGCTGGACGGCGCCGACCGCGGCGGGGTAGGGCTGGCGCCGGTGGCCGTGCTGCCCGAACAGCAGTCAAAGGGCCTGGGCGCCGCGCTGGTTACGGCGGGGCTGGGAGAGTGCCGCGCGGCCGGCGCCGGGTTCGCCGTCGTGCTGGGCGAGCCGGGCTACTACCGGCGGTTCGGGTTCCGCCCCGCGTCCGACTTCGGGCTGAGCAGCGTCTACGACGCGGGCGACGCGTTTATGGCGATCGAGCTCCGCGCCCAAGCCCTGGCGGGCGTCGCCGGGTTGGTGCGCTACGGCGCCGCGTTTGACGCGCTGTAG
- the panB gene encoding 3-methyl-2-oxobutanoate hydroxymethyltransferase, with protein MPNQLTAPRFAAMKGGDRKITVLTAYDYTMAKLVDACGVEGILVGDSLSMVVQGHQNTLPVSMDEMIYHAGMVGRAVKNALVIVDLPFPSYHLGRHKAIDNAGRILKETRCQAVKLEGGVEQADTIAALVQAGIPVMAHVGLRPQSVHQLGGYRVQRDRERLLADAQAAEHAGAFAMVLECVPTSIAREITQKVSVPTIGIGAGPECDGQVLVVNDVLGLTSEYAPKFVKAYADLSSSITDAVTAFRDEVRSGAFPTAEQSYE; from the coding sequence ATGCCCAATCAGCTGACCGCCCCCCGCTTCGCCGCCATGAAGGGCGGGGACCGCAAGATCACGGTCCTCACCGCCTACGACTACACCATGGCCAAGCTGGTCGACGCTTGCGGGGTCGAGGGGATCCTGGTCGGCGACAGCCTGTCGATGGTGGTCCAGGGCCACCAGAACACGCTGCCGGTCTCGATGGACGAGATGATATACCACGCCGGCATGGTCGGCAGAGCCGTCAAGAACGCCCTGGTGATCGTGGACCTGCCGTTCCCCAGCTACCACCTGGGCCGGCACAAGGCGATCGACAACGCGGGCCGGATCCTCAAGGAAACCCGCTGCCAGGCGGTCAAGCTGGAGGGGGGCGTCGAGCAGGCGGACACCATCGCCGCGTTGGTGCAGGCGGGCATCCCCGTGATGGCCCACGTTGGGCTGCGGCCGCAGAGTGTCCACCAGCTGGGCGGTTACCGAGTGCAGCGCGACCGCGAGCGGCTGCTGGCCGACGCCCAGGCGGCCGAGCACGCCGGCGCCTTCGCGATGGTGCTGGAGTGCGTGCCGACCTCAATCGCCAGGGAGATCACCCAGAAGGTGTCGGTGCCGACCATTGGCATCGGCGCGGGCCCCGAGTGCGACGGGCAGGTGCTGGTCGTGAACGACGTGCTCGGCCTGACCAGCGAGTACGCGCCCAAATTCGTCAAGGCGTACGCCGACCTGAGCAGCTCCATCACCGACGCGGTCACGGCCTTCCGCGACGAGGTGCGGTCCGGGGCGTTTCCGACCGCCGAACAGTCGTACGAGTGA
- a CDS encoding DUF1559 family PulG-like putative transporter, with product MNHRQRHAFTLVELLVVITIIGMLVALLLPAVQAARAAARTAQCANNLRQVGLAVTGYETEKQKYPGYLQPVKRTAALYATINFNGTALSESTLRDSAGSGNDKLESRFSWAAMIAPNVERQDMWDAITEMGNGFKIPTVSVFLCPADTELTSLQGNAGLSYIANTGAWDFNSSQTFYGPATTGANTGDTKANGLFMNHVLGNEKVLATDIQDGASMTIMLAENIQKNPQYCWAGVDANGLGEAQFGMVWMTGSGTAPNDLISRDESVLSDPSNINRQAPIGEEVGVQFPATTPAYARPSSGHPSGTINTVFADGHAQPINPQIDPIVYQQLLAPNNRKCVDPANHNDNTQPISDYRLAPPLADGSF from the coding sequence ATGAACCACCGTCAACGCCACGCTTTCACCCTGGTCGAGCTGCTGGTCGTGATCACGATCATCGGCATGCTGGTCGCGCTGCTGCTGCCCGCCGTGCAGGCGGCCCGCGCCGCGGCCCGCACGGCCCAGTGCGCCAACAACCTCCGGCAGGTCGGTCTCGCGGTAACGGGTTACGAGACTGAGAAGCAGAAGTACCCCGGCTACCTGCAGCCGGTGAAGCGGACCGCGGCGCTGTACGCCACGATCAACTTCAACGGCACGGCTCTGTCGGAGTCGACCCTGCGCGACAGCGCCGGCAGCGGCAACGACAAGTTAGAGTCCCGGTTCAGCTGGGCCGCGATGATCGCCCCCAATGTGGAGCGGCAGGATATGTGGGATGCGATCACCGAAATGGGCAACGGCTTCAAGATCCCCACCGTCAGCGTTTTCCTCTGCCCCGCCGACACCGAGCTGACCTCCCTGCAGGGCAACGCGGGCCTTAGCTACATCGCGAATACCGGCGCGTGGGACTTCAACTCGTCGCAGACCTTTTACGGGCCCGCGACTACGGGCGCCAACACGGGCGACACCAAAGCCAACGGACTCTTCATGAACCACGTTCTCGGGAACGAGAAGGTTCTAGCGACCGACATCCAGGACGGCGCGTCGATGACGATCATGCTGGCCGAGAACATCCAGAAGAACCCCCAGTACTGCTGGGCGGGCGTTGACGCCAATGGACTCGGCGAGGCGCAATTCGGCATGGTCTGGATGACCGGTAGCGGAACCGCACCCAACGACCTGATCTCGCGCGACGAGTCGGTCCTTAGCGACCCGTCGAACATCAATCGTCAGGCGCCGATCGGCGAGGAGGTGGGGGTTCAATTCCCGGCCACCACCCCGGCATACGCTCGACCCTCGAGCGGCCACCCCAGCGGAACGATCAACACCGTGTTTGCGGACGGCCACGCCCAGCCGATCAACCCGCAGATCGACCCGATCGTGTACCAGCAGCTGCTGGCGCCGAACAACCGCAAGTGCGTCGACCCCGCGAACCACAACGACAACACCCAGCCGATCAGCGACTACCGCCTGGCCCCGCCGTTGGCGGACGGCAGCTTCTAG